tatccgttagcacagctagctagcaccagatgctaacaacaacaacaatgcacataAGGTctttctctcgctcgctcgggccacacatacacacaccctcccggtcctccagatggccagtcggtgcctgccatggatgtataataagaactggatacagcgtgggaggcggggcctcattcattcctatgagaatagctcattggcgcatggatgacaaaatggcccaacttttgagagagcgaaacgtcacagattacccggcatgcctgagaagtacccgtatgtgcgctcatagagcatgcgcaactttaaccacgccgcccaaaaggctcgttcacattaagcacgtgaatttgcgtacacgtaacggcccgtctacactacaggcataaaaaaatcttgaagctgggcgtgtctgaagcttggcgatttctcgcacccaaggcgaccaacaaccaatcaggaatctcccgcccgcccccggcatacaaagcaatagcaatgttaaaacgaagtaaactggatataaaatccacaaacaggcgaaaacctaccagtttcatccactgtctctgccacctccctccatgcctcactcctccggtttgtatcccggtagatgaacagagactgatcatacagcacctgggtgattcactaccgctccatttttttgaatatgaggaaatgacctgcgtagtctctcccagcatacacgcggtttgattggctagcgcttgtactgtcagatttgcatacgcgggatttgattggctgatgccaagcatcgagcctcaaaagttgaacattgttcaacttttgatgccgatagatgctcatgatgcttgcaaagccaagccatgccatgctccccacaatgcagttcagtgaagtttaaaaatcttctacgtcaccccattcaaatgaatgggcgaagcattgaaagcatttttcgatgcctgtagtgtagacgggatgtaacagcaccgcgcgttcatgacagcatggtactggatttatattaacgaggcggcagttagcatctagcggctagctagtaaattatgctaagttatacacatcaatcgttatgtacttttatattacgctgacatcaggatctagtgatatccaagcaacagagcttcatttagcatgatacttgtgtgggttgtacatgaaaccacttggtaatatataaaaatgtatatgttgaagcctgttatgatcaattgtgagttaaaactttatctaaaaagtaaagctgatgatggattactgtggtggagttaaaataacaatagcctatttctttttgaaatgtgagGGAGTAAAAagatagtaactgtgattattcatgttaagtagcccacaagtaactaaaacaattgcaagtgcaataagaagctacaggaacgttaatctacgtcagtaatattaactttatttaatacaacatttacggtacaagatttacatcatacagcccatgtagtataatattttacaaatgatgaattacagcaaacatgtgcaatatatccattattacagctccgtgggctggcagtaaggcgatatgggtccgttcttattgtgcatccatgggtaaagatcagtaaagataaacgcatgtagtgctgaacacgtaacatgaacatgCCGGGCAGCGAgttcccgtgggttagatgcgcgttcataatgccgagggaaatagctctcagaataacgttattagcaaatttttacaacttgaggaacgaatgtttttaataagggctatacaaacgttcatactgggtagtttaaaaaaaattatccaacgagttacagaccactctttccccatgtaagtcaatgggaaaaagtgtttccgggcccagcaacctaaaggaagtgtagtaccgccgtttgaccagcacgaatattctcatcagactccggcgcacttcctgggggcttggtgcctgccggtgagcgtggaagtgtggtctgccacaagcgggcagcaggagcggggctgtcagcatcagcttgtaggtggtattttaaactcgatgcgctctgaaactaccgggcggccaaggaaaaaaaatacacatgcgttaatcgtgttaaaataattagtggcgtaaaccATTTtttgttatcggtatcggtcttgagaagcaggaaggtaTCGGTAttggtttcaaaaaaccaatatcgtgcatccccaATTCTATATCATTTTTTTTACGATTTAACGCCCCCTTTCTCTCGCAACATTTTCTGTCTGTATGCAACATGTCAACtattgaaaagaaaaacagaaataCAATTTTAAATAATCTCCAATCTTGACCTGGCTGAAGTTCATGTAGATGTATTCACGGGCCTTCCGGTGGAGCTCTGTGCAAGCGATCTGCTCGGCAAAGTTGGCGATGCCGATGGCGTTGCTGGGGTCGAGCTGCTGGACGAGGAAATCACAGCAGGCCTTGACCACGCTGTCTATCTGGTACATGACAGCACCGTTCATCACGTGAATCACACACTTCTCCCCCACGGAGATACTGGCTGTGTAGGCAAACTCTATCAGTCGGTCCATAACCTGAATGAAGGGGAGAGGTTAGAGTAAAGAAGGGGGTTTGGGATGGGATACGGCAGAACAGTGAAGTAGAGAGGAAGTCTAATAGGAGGAAAAATAAGGCTCTGATGCACAACATGTAGCCATTTCACTGAGCATTTGTCAAGTCATACCTTGGTTAAATTAGACTTCTGAACAGCTTTACGCTTTAAAAATCATAAAAGTGGTGCAAGTTCTTGAAGATCATCCAGCTTAACAAAATGTAGTATTATCATAAACAACTGTCTGCCACAGAGTTTATTTTAAAGCAATTATCTAAAGCCCAATACAAAATTCCCATTGGGAACCAGTAAGATGCTAACTTTTGGCACTGGCCCCGAAAAGGCATCATCCCAGCACCACTTTTTATACTTTGAATTGTACCAATCCTACCATGTCTCAAAATAATACAAATCTGTTATTTTGTTGCCTCAGAATTACATTTCCTATCGAACACCTTTAACCCTGAATCATATATAATGATATGTGAGAGGTAAGGTGTGTCAAATCAAATAAACAGGAGACTTCAATCAATAAAAGATTTGATCTGACTCACCCTGGGATGGATCCCCTCGATGGACACCAACTCCATACCGCACTCCTTCAGGCCGTTGGTGAACATGGCTCTGAAGACCGGGGACGAGGAGGCCAACACCACCTTGTGAGCCTCAAAGTCCACCGCCTCCAGGTCTTTGTAGCGCACACGCAGCGTGACGTCGCACAGCTGGCGCTCCAGACGCAGCTCGTTCATGATGGCGAAGGCGGCCGCCGTGTGGCTCTCGAGCGTGTAGCTGAAGACGCGGTGGCCATTGCGCGTGGACGGAGTCACCAGCGCTTTGCATTCTGTCAGGCACTCTGTCATTTCCTACCCTGTCTCCTCCTTTTTGGTCTCTTTCTCAAGAACAGTGGGCAGTGTTATGGGGCATCCTTGCACCAGGCGCAGGCGTGGACAAAATAAAAGAGTTGAGACTGACACTTGGCAGGCGGCTTAACAGAAAGCTCTGGGCTCTCCTGGGTATGCCTGACTCTTGTTCACGTACAAGACTTCACGTTTAAGTGGGATTTATTTGGACATAGGGATTCCCTTGCTCTGTTCAGTACTTAAGTCCAGCCATACTTCTCATTATGGCATTTCTAGGGACTTTAGTGCGAGCTGCCAGTCATGGTTGGATGTACTTTTATATGTTCCAACATAATCAACATATCTTGATTCCTTTGGCTTTGTCCGAGGGGTGAACAATATTAAGTACAGAAATGTCTTATGACTGAATGAGCTGAAAAACCATAAGACTCAAAGGAATCTTTGGTGAAATGTTTGTGCAGACAAAAGTTCTCAAAAACAGCAATTAGTCAGATATCTCTAAAGTAAGTCAGTCTTGCATATTGATTACTCTAGAGAACAGGGGGATACAAAAGAAAGATTTACAGCTTCATTTTAAAGAGGTAATAATTAAAGCTCATCTCAGAGGGCTACATGTGTGCCAAGAGCTGCCGAGTCAGATACTGTAGATGAGGCAGGGGAAGGGTTGTTAGCTCAGAAATGGGAATACAAAGTAGCGTTGAGTTCCAAAAGTGTCTTAACGTAACATTTGGGAATGTGGAGGGGTGTTGGTGGCTTTCTCCAGAGACGGCTTCCTCGAGGTTGCCCAGGCCAGTTCTGGAATTTGTTTTCTCTGCTGTGTTTACTAGGAAGCTTTCGGCTCAGCTGACAACTGGAAGgaaagagggagagggagaaagagagctTATGTCTACAGTGTCACAGCCACAAACTTCATAACAAACAGTTAATAGATCCTGACACGGTTTTAAATCAGTTTACACTGTAAATGCACTCATTGGATGACTACCGATAACACATTGTCTTAAGTGGCCGGGAAGCACCAGTCTATGAAATAATGCAGCAAATGTTTATTGGTGCAAATCGAATATGATCCTTTTCACACCCATGGTGTTTTTGTCCTGGAGCAGGATGAGGGTGCTACTTCCAGGCTCATAGCTCATTTCCTTTCATCTGGAATTAGAATCATCTCATTTAAGACTGAACTTTTACAAGCATTTAACATCTAAGTACATAAAGTCTTGTAATTTCAGCAAAGTGGAAACAAATGAACAGATCAATGCAAGCAAGCGTGTAGGGTTTAGTGAGGGAGTTATGTCAGATTTGAAAGTCGATGGAATGATTTCATTTGGCTTGTTTTTAACTGACCAGCATGACTGCATGTCCTGTGACCAGAGTGTGGAACAGTTTGTGCTTCAGCCAAAAAAAACAAAGCTTATCTAATTCttaataagaaaatatatacaCAAACATTAAGTACAAGATAGTTTGTCAATTAAAACAGAATTTAGCCAAAACACAAACATGTTCATCagtatcacaaaagcttttactttGAGAAATCTCATCCCACTGCAGAGAATGATAAAGCAACAGGGGATAGCTTATGCAGAATTGTTTGTAAGTCAACAGCATGTTTACTGTTGCCACCCTGGCTCTGCTGCACACCATTAAAATGACACGGAGGGATGACGCCTCTTTTTCCTGTTAATATAACTTCTTCTTTTAGGATAACTCTTGTGCTCGTAGCAGTGAGATAAAGAACAAAGAGCAGCCGGCAGTCACTCAATGTCTGTCTGGTGTTCTCTGACTCTCAGAGTCACTCAGCAACGATGCAGCTGTGAGTGTGCAGTTATATAACAAGGCACACACAGCAATCATCACCTGAAGTGGCGATAAGAGGACACATCGCCAAGCAAGGGTGTAGGGCATTTCTACTTCAAATACTGCAAGTAGGTTATTGTGTCCTGCCCTTTAACAGTTAAGATTAAACTAAGCATTTTCCTATTATCCACAGACGGTGACGCATCAGTTACCATCATAGGGCTCGTCATAAAGGCAATTAGCCAGCGGTAATATGAAACACACTGTGACTCCAATTTACTGCTGTTTCCTCCCTCCATGTTTCTGGGTAAAATAGTTTCACAGGAGGACATGTTGCTCAACAGGCCTGCAGAAACTGCTCGCTGACTAACAGGCTCACACTGAGCCAACAGCATTTGTTACTGCTGCATATATCTGATCATTTGTTCAATTAAAACATATATACAAGTTTAGTTTTGGTCCAAAATGATCAAAAGAAGAAGATAGTTACTGTTAAACAACTCTATTGGAGCAGAAAATGTGTCTGTTTTGATTCAATATTTGAGCTAATAAAATATGAAAGTTAGATGTTTTTTTACGTCTTACATTACTCATTGAGTTACATGTCTGAACTTGATGCACAAACTATGGCTGCAACTAAAGAATATTTTAATCATCAATCATTTtccagattatttttatattatgGATTTATCGTATGGTCTAGAAAAACGTTTAAAATGTCCATCCCAGTTTTTCAAAATCTAAGGGGATGTTTTTAACTTTATTTTAACTTCAGGCAAAAATGCAAAGAGATTCAGTTTAATATGATATAAGACGGTAACAAATAAAAATGCTGATTCTATGGATTATCAAAACAGTTAGTATTATTTGTCAATCGATCAATTTATCGATTGGCTGACCTATTATTGCAGCTTTAACATGCTTGCACTATTTTGATCCCTCAGTGTTACTGTTGAGTGATGATAAATATTGGTGATAAATCTATAAATAATAGATTAAATCATGTTTCAGTAGGGGGACTCTCTGTATCACCTTCAGGGACCCCCCTGAGACCCTGCACCCCAGTTTAGGAACCACAGTCCAGGCCTGCAGTCCTCAGAGTCAGTGAGGCTTGCACAATAACTAGAGGGTTTAAAAGTTGCATGTAAAATAGTTACAAACAAACATTGTGCTTAACGTGCTCAGTGGCATTTTGGCAGAGAGCTCTCCTCTGTGACTCATGCTGAACTCCTCACAGAGCAAACAGTGGAACTGGCTGTACCAAAAAGGACCTAGAAGAGCAGCCTTACATAAATCAAGGAGGAATTAGATTTCCGCGCTATGCTTCCAAACATTAAGAGCTTTCACACAAAGCACCGTTTACACCGATCCGACCATGGTCGTTTCTGCGgttgttttgataaaaaagataaTCCACAGCGCTCGTATAAACCGAAAATAAGGAGAATACACATAAAGAAGATTCGATTTAATCCACTGTTTGGTCAGCGACGAAAAGTGTACTCATTGTTTTTAAGATAAACAACCGGAGACCCCAATAATAACAAGTTTAACGTTTCTGAAATAGAGCTGACAGCAAAATAGGATCCTAATAATAGACAGCAGCGTAAGAGCTGTGAATCGTGAGCACAAAAATGCTAACAAAGCGCTGTATACACATGTTGCTACAGCTGGCTTGCAACTAAATCCTACCCCCATTATAGTTCTTATAAATCAAATCTGATAGTTTAATCAGTAATAAAATAAACTCACGTTGTCTACTTCTATTCCTCCATCGCGGTCTGCCGAGCTGTGCGCCACATAGGAAGGAGGGGGGAAGCTGTAACTCACCATGACTAAGCATTGTGCCGGCCTCCTCTCGCTTTCACAATAAGAGCCCGCCTCTGAGGCAATAAACCCGCCTCCGTTGACGGGTAATGGAGTGAAAAACGTCCCGAGGGAGGGAGGCTTTTATTTAGAAGGACTTCTCAAAatgaagaaaaaaacgttggcaTGGTGCCAAATCTCAAGCTTCAACTTCAGTCATATTTCGCTTTTAGAAATAATCAGCGCCATATGGCGCTCGAAATAATATATCAACTGCATGAGACAATGACATTTGTTATGTTTATTATGGACAACAACTTAATAGCATTAATGTAAATataaatcagaaacaggtttattaacaggtaggtttacacgtaggcctacgaggaatttgacttggtgtcgtggtgcacagcctacataaaagtaaaacaagaattaaaaacacaggTAGAGAACTAGAAGcatattaaaaataatataaaatatagtaaaatataacAATGGAATGGAATAAGAAggaataaaatatggaatacaaataaatataacaGATATTGTTgcacattgtgtgcattaatgtaatgcatagagtctgcgttgtggctgaggtcCTATGTAAAGCAAATTCACTATTAATTCAACTTAATTGACATTCAAAAACAACTCACAAGCCTATTTGAATCTTCTTGTTTTTTTGTAACTTTGcataatataaaaacacactgcTGCTCAAGAAACATGGATATAATGGCATTGGCCACTAATGACCAAATAACCCAAAATGCTCCCTCTTTGTATAGCTCACCTTGCTTGTTAAGTTATCTTCCTCCTGACAATGGCGTTGTTTGTGAATGGCCTTTACAGAACAATGCAGCTTGACAGAAACATGCTCCAGCTCCAGGCAGGTGCTGACACCAGTACATTTCCCCCTCTTACAAAAACATGTAATTCAGGTCAATATGGAAAACAGCATACTCTATTCTGGCAAGTGGTCACAAGGTGGCACCACAAGCATACTGAGTCACTGCAAGCACAAAGACCCACTTCATATTTCTTAAACTATATTGTTCAGAAATTATTTGTAATCATGCACAAGTGAGGTTCCTGTAATTATGTAATACAAACATGTTTGAGCCTTCTTGAGCCCTATAAGCAAAATTCACAGCTGGTTAAAGCAAATGAGTAATGCTGAGATTTAATCGCTGCTCCCCCGGGGTCAGTGGAATTGATGATAAAGCATAAACATTCATGAGAAATCCTTGATGTGTTGCAGCTGAGAGATGATACTGCCTTCACTTTGTATACGTGAGATTATTAAGGTGAAGTTGGCCTTGGGGCACAAAACTGGACACAAATCTCATGCAAGTACTGGTTTCAGTCAtctaaaaaaaagatataatCAAAAGTCATGCATCTTTTTAGTTtggatttaatttatttgttttgaaacTCTATagttttattattttgtatacatGTTACCTTATTATCTTTATTATGTACTTGTTACTGTATAATCTTATTATATATCCCTTGTAAAACACTTTAGTGTTTCATTTGATTTATCCAAAAGATTCTTGATAAATAAAGTTTGATTGGTGGACGTCCGCTCCTCATGTATCCAAGATTAAAGCTGTACTTGCAGGGTCCTTTTTtccctttttattttacatgtATATTTTTCTATTTATCAGATTTACTACATGTGTTACTACTCTGATTTTTCCCAAACTCAGCTGGAGCAGGGAGCAGTAGAGCATGTGTACATCTGTTATACAATCTCATCCTTGGTGATAATGATTGATGACTTATGACTTGTACCTGTCAGCTTTGTTGCATGATTTCAGCAGCAGGGAGGGAGCTGGGGCCCAGGAGAGATTCCCTGACACGTTGACCTCTGTCAGCAGGCACAGTGCGGGTGGAAACATCCAACATCTGGAAGAACATCTGCACATTATACAATATCACAGGTATGCCAGTGCCACATCATGGTACCTTTTACCCTGGATAGTTACATCAAAAGTAATGCaactatatatgtatttatagtgTGTCAGGAAGTATGACTTCGCTTTACAAGAAGTTGAGTTGTCTTCTCGCAGGAaaaggtaggtgtgaaaagttAGCATATTTCCCTAAATAGATAACTGCACATGCTGTTTGCAGAACCTATATTACCCAGCCATGCAACAATTGTGGGTTTTGCAATATTAATAACTTATTATTTCAAAGAGGTCTAGCAAGCAGTGTCAATACTCCAGCACTTAGATACACTTTACACCGATAACTTCATTTCACATGTTGTCATATTCAGAATTCCAGACATTAATAATGATCCAGGACACACGCCCAAATGGCAAGTTTATATTTATCTTGACGTTTTACGCTCTATACCATTTTAATGTAATTTTGATCTAATTTAATACTCAAACTTAAGTGGATTTTTTGTTCATGTCCTGTCTACAGCAGGTACAGCTCCCAGGGAGCAATAATGATAGCTGAATGAGCCGTCTCAGTTTCAGCTAGAATGAGTGTGGACTGCAGGTCAGAGTGAGGCGATGGCCAATTCTATCCACAAGTTGACAGAAAAAGGAGAACAAATTGAGTTCCCTGAGATTAAATAAAAGGCACATTGTGTGATTCTTGTGACGTCCGGAGACATGCAAAGCTTAAAAAAGGAGGTTGTATCTAGGCCAATGCCATTACCAGATGTCAGACTAGGGGGCTGACTTCCTGTGGTACTTCTTCAAAAACTCAACTTCAGCTCCACACAAAgaatcacacacagacacatataCAGTGCACACagtaaaaacaaaccaaaaactCAGGAAttctttaaaaaacacattttatttcttttctgaaaagaaaggagaggtTTTCTTGGCACAAAATAGATATATTTACAATACAGGTGATGTGAAAAGTCTCAGAAATATAAAAGTTCAATACATGAATTAAAGTACAAAAAACACACTGCCTTATTCATTAAGTAAGGTCCGACAAGAAAGTGTCTGTTTAAAAAGACAGCCTAATCAGTATCTTTATTTCATCTGCAACTTTTTTTAAGGAGTTTTCTTTTTATAATAATTTAGAAGGCTTATACTTACACATTTTGCAATTACAGCTGATTAGGTTTCAGTTAAACTTTCAAATTGTCATGATGggaaaaaaaaatattctttTTTTCCCTCCAGATGCCAGACATTGAACAAATTGGACACTAAACCCCAACAACTTTCCACTTGGCATCAGATAGGTTAACCATCTGTCATATCAAACCAGTGGGGGGATTTTAATGTTACCCCTACAACTGTagcacatcgttttttacagaGCACAAGGAACCGTTAAGAGTAAACACCACTTCTCTCTCTCCTGTTATCTTTTTGAACCATTTATTTCTCCCTGCATCATGTAACATGTTGAGGGTTGCTACACACCATTTTATCTGAACAAATCTAGCACACCACAGGCCTTCGAACCAGCAAAATCCAGTTGTTTGCAGATGCACAGATTACAGACTTGTTTGTGCTGTATTAAAGTCACTTAAACTGCAGAAAGAAGTATATCCAACCCAACTTGTTTACCATTCATCAGGAGAATGATTTTTACTGTCATGAATGTCTCTGGGTTTACAGAATACATCTAAGGCTGTACTCCAATGTGTTAGTGCAAATTAGTCACAAGCTTCTATTCATAACAAAGTATGTTTGCTTGTTCACATTTGTGTTAAGGAGTGCATCCTTAAGGCACTTTGTTTCGCAAACACCTTGCATTTAAGTTCTGCAtcacttctgactgttgtttgaACATGATTTTCTCGTGCTTCCATGGTATTTCCTCCCTCCCAATGCTTCTTTGGAAAATACCAGAACTGGTTCCTCTTTATAGATGCACTACATGTCCTCTGTTCAGTGGGACACCCATTCACACACTTATGGACTCAGTTAGTCTTACTCCTCATGACTTGAAGAGTTTTGGATAAAGGGTCTTAATAGGAGATGGGGTGGTGATATTGTTCCCAGAGGAAATAGTTGTCTCCAATCCCCCCTCTAACTTATGGGATGCCACTTCAGTTTTACTGAAACTACACTCAAGGAATGGCATCCCAATCTTCTTCACCTGGCCGTCTCTGGTCATCAGACAGGGCCGGCAGAGCAGCCTCAGAATGGCTCTCCTCATGTCCTTACTGGTCAGAGTATAGATGATGGGGTTGAGGAGCGAGTTGACCATAGCTACTCCCAGGAAGTAATCAGCCTTGTAGAGCATTCGACAACTGCGGGTGGGGCAGAAGAaatccaggaggaggaggacgaagaggggCAGCCAACAGGCGATGAAGACACCCAGTACGATGGTGACTGTCTTGAGAAGGGCGATGTACTTCTCAGACTTCCTCGCTAAGCCTTTCCTCATGCTGCCTGACAGGCCCAGCCGCTGGCGCTGTGTGTTGGTGCGGACGATGCGGAAAACTCTGACATAAAGGACCACAATAGCCAAGAGCACTGCAATgaacacagacacgcagaagaGGATGTAGCTCCTGTCATAAAGCGGAAGGACTGTTGAACACTGGTCCA
Above is a window of Pseudochaenichthys georgianus chromosome 1, fPseGeo1.2, whole genome shotgun sequence DNA encoding:
- the s1pr5b gene encoding sphingosine 1-phosphate receptor 5b, with the translated sequence MEDSSTPSTLIFPTSPTPSSPGYLQFFWEYQDNSVLVDHYNYTGKLQKDRYREGLKPEGIAFLVVCLLIVLENAVVLIAIWRNKKFHLPMYYLLGNLTLSDLLAGITYMANIIMSGPNTLKLTPLLWFLREGGVFITLAASVISLLAIAIERHVTMVTMRPYHGAKRGRMLALIGTSWALAGFLGVLPILGWNCIHRLDQCSTVLPLYDRSYILFCVSVFIAVLLAIVVLYVRVFRIVRTNTQRQRLGLSGSMRKGLARKSEKYIALLKTVTIVLGVFIACWLPLFVLLLLDFFCPTRSCRMLYKADYFLGVAMVNSLLNPIIYTLTSKDMRRAILRLLCRPCLMTRDGQVKKIGMPFLECSFSKTEVASHKLEGGLETTISSGNNITTPSPIKTLYPKLFKS